From one Candidatus Methanoplasma termitum genomic stretch:
- a CDS encoding aminotransferase class I/II-fold pyridoxal phosphate-dependent enzyme, translating into MAKFEQSERLKALPPYLFVRLEELAAVKRKEGMDMIDFGIGDPDLPTPEKIVKTMQIAAAVNDNQKYSSSQGEKDLRIAVAKWYKKRFGIDVDPDKQVCITIGSKEAIFNISQAFVNPGETIIAPSPGYPVYSGASTLFNEAKCVLVPLRAEKDWLLDMNECPKGAKMLYINYPNNPTGATCDLQYLKKVYEWCQTNNTILCYDNAYSEMCYDDYRAPSALQAGPDCIEFGSFSKTFNMTGFRLGYAVGHPDLVAGLKKCKGQIDSGAPIFIQKAAITALELYNDDGKLPGVLKNNMDIYAERRRVLVDGLRELGFNVTMPKGTFYVWFNCRMPSEEFTRMMLDIGVIVTPGPGFGNSVEGYIRMTVTEPVERIREALARMKCRCVDPHH; encoded by the coding sequence GTGGCAAAATTCGAACAATCAGAAAGACTCAAGGCGCTTCCCCCCTACTTGTTTGTAAGGCTGGAGGAGCTTGCGGCGGTAAAGAGAAAGGAAGGGATGGACATGATAGATTTTGGTATCGGCGATCCGGACCTTCCCACGCCGGAAAAGATAGTTAAAACGATGCAGATCGCAGCCGCCGTGAACGATAACCAGAAATATTCCTCATCACAGGGTGAAAAGGATCTCAGGATAGCAGTTGCAAAATGGTATAAGAAGAGATTCGGTATCGATGTCGATCCCGATAAACAGGTCTGCATCACGATAGGATCCAAAGAAGCGATTTTCAACATCTCTCAGGCGTTCGTCAACCCCGGAGAGACGATAATCGCCCCGAGTCCAGGATATCCTGTCTATTCGGGCGCCTCTACGCTCTTCAACGAAGCAAAATGTGTACTGGTCCCGCTCAGGGCGGAAAAGGATTGGCTATTGGATATGAACGAGTGCCCCAAAGGCGCAAAGATGCTGTACATCAACTATCCGAACAATCCGACAGGTGCGACATGCGACCTTCAATATCTGAAGAAGGTGTATGAATGGTGCCAGACGAATAACACGATCTTATGTTACGATAACGCTTATTCGGAGATGTGCTACGATGATTACCGCGCACCTTCCGCACTTCAGGCTGGACCCGACTGCATTGAATTCGGATCATTCTCAAAAACATTCAACATGACGGGATTCAGGTTGGGTTATGCGGTGGGCCATCCCGACCTTGTCGCAGGGCTTAAGAAGTGCAAAGGTCAGATAGACTCGGGCGCGCCGATATTCATACAGAAGGCTGCGATAACGGCACTGGAACTTTACAATGACGACGGGAAATTACCCGGTGTTCTGAAGAACAATATGGACATCTATGCCGAGAGACGGAGGGTCCTGGTCGATGGCCTGAGGGAACTCGGTTTCAATGTTACAATGCCGAAAGGCACGTTCTATGTTTGGTTCAACTGCAGAATGCCGTCGGAAGAATTCACCAGGATGATGCTTGACATAGGTGTGATCGTCACACCCGGACCGGGATTCGGGAATTCGGTCGAAGGTTATATACGGATGACGGTAACGGAGCCCGTCGAACGCATCAGGGAAGCACTTGCCAGGATGAAATGCAGATGCGTTGACCCGCATCACTGA
- a CDS encoding type II glyceraldehyde-3-phosphate dehydrogenase: MSKVKVGINGYGTIGKRVADAVKAQNDMEVVGVTKTRPTFEAQTAIDKGFSLYVPEDSLKAFRDAKMPVKGTIKDLYKAAEIMVDCTPGDVGEKYKAEYEAAGIKAIFQGGEDHSLTGISFNSTANYSESWGAQFSRVVSCNTTGLLRTLNPIDKKIKIKNAYVTLVRRGVDPGDSKGGPINGLEPTVKLPTHHGPDVKSIMPWLNINTMAIKASTTLMHLHTVVVELEKETGTDEILNIMRTSPRVKLIKSSSGIKGTAEIMELGREMGRNRSDMYEIVVWEDGVKVVGKMLYYYQAVHQESDVVPENIDCIRSMCKMEEDASVSISKTNKSLGIRQ; this comes from the coding sequence ATGTCAAAAGTAAAGGTTGGGATTAACGGTTACGGCACTATCGGCAAAAGAGTGGCTGATGCGGTAAAAGCACAAAACGATATGGAAGTGGTCGGAGTAACAAAGACGAGACCGACATTTGAGGCGCAGACAGCAATTGACAAAGGATTCAGCTTATATGTGCCGGAAGATAGTCTGAAAGCCTTCAGGGACGCAAAGATGCCTGTCAAAGGAACGATCAAAGACCTTTACAAAGCGGCAGAGATAATGGTGGACTGCACACCCGGAGATGTCGGAGAGAAATACAAGGCCGAATATGAGGCGGCGGGGATCAAAGCGATATTCCAAGGCGGCGAGGATCACAGTTTGACGGGCATATCCTTCAACTCGACCGCCAACTACAGCGAATCCTGGGGTGCGCAATTCTCAAGGGTCGTCTCATGCAATACGACCGGACTGCTCAGAACTCTGAACCCGATCGATAAGAAGATCAAGATAAAGAATGCTTATGTCACGCTGGTCAGAAGGGGCGTTGATCCCGGAGACAGCAAAGGCGGTCCGATCAACGGTTTGGAGCCGACCGTTAAACTGCCCACACACCACGGGCCGGATGTAAAGAGCATAATGCCGTGGCTGAACATCAACACGATGGCGATTAAAGCATCGACGACCCTCATGCACCTCCACACTGTGGTGGTAGAACTTGAAAAAGAGACGGGCACCGACGAGATCCTCAACATAATGAGAACATCCCCGCGTGTGAAACTCATAAAAAGCAGCAGCGGGATCAAAGGCACTGCAGAGATAATGGAGCTCGGAAGAGAGATGGGAAGGAACAGATCCGACATGTATGAGATAGTGGTATGGGAGGATGGGGTGAAGGTTGTGGGAAAAATGCTTTACTACTATCAAGCGGTGCATCAGGAATCCGACGTCGTGCCGGAGAACATAGACTGCATAAGGTCCATGTGTAAGATGGAAGAGGATGCATCTGTATCCATCTCAAAGACCAACAAATCCTTAGGAATACGCCAATAA
- a CDS encoding phosphoglycerate kinase gives MEDFNFKDKTVLLRVDINCPLDKKTLKILNDVRIRSIVPTVRELMGKRAKVIIIAHQSRKGAWDFISLEQHAALLSKNLNAPVRYVNDVIGDEAKKAITQLRPGEVILLGNVRELECESREVEMSEHAEAKLVTELLPLIDYYVCDAFGASHRSQCSLVGFPMKVPSASGRLMARELYALRTILEKPRRPSVFILGGAKFADVPHMINTVLTSGIADTVILTGLTGNAFLLARGVDIGESSKKVLADELTEENFRRAKDVLSRHGQKILLPVDVAVERNGKRVCVSTGDMPTPEPALDIGDQSIDKFRKVILSSKTSFMSGPAGMFEKPGFEVGTKQLMMAMVESKGLSVLGGGHTAGAAERFDLADRVSYVSTGGGALETFILQEPLPVIEALKYSKEKFSAQ, from the coding sequence CTGGAGGATTTCAACTTCAAAGACAAGACGGTCCTTTTAAGGGTGGATATAAACTGTCCTCTCGACAAGAAGACGCTCAAAATATTGAATGATGTGAGGATCAGAAGCATTGTTCCGACAGTGAGGGAACTGATGGGGAAGAGGGCAAAGGTCATCATCATTGCGCACCAGAGCAGAAAGGGTGCATGGGATTTCATCAGTTTGGAGCAGCATGCGGCACTCCTTTCCAAGAACCTCAACGCACCGGTGAGATATGTGAACGATGTGATTGGCGATGAAGCGAAAAAAGCAATTACCCAGCTTAGACCCGGAGAGGTCATTCTCCTGGGTAACGTGAGAGAATTGGAATGTGAATCCCGTGAAGTGGAGATGTCCGAGCACGCAGAAGCTAAACTGGTTACCGAATTGCTTCCTCTGATCGATTATTACGTCTGCGACGCATTCGGTGCGTCACACCGCTCTCAGTGTTCTTTGGTGGGGTTCCCTATGAAGGTCCCGTCGGCATCGGGGAGACTGATGGCAAGGGAGCTGTACGCCCTGAGGACGATCTTGGAAAAACCGAGACGCCCCTCCGTATTCATTCTCGGCGGGGCTAAATTTGCGGATGTCCCCCATATGATCAATACCGTCCTGACAAGCGGAATAGCAGACACAGTTATCTTGACCGGACTCACAGGTAACGCATTCCTGCTCGCAAGAGGAGTTGACATCGGGGAATCCAGCAAAAAAGTACTTGCCGACGAACTCACTGAGGAGAATTTCCGGAGGGCAAAGGATGTTCTGTCCAGGCACGGGCAAAAAATATTGCTCCCTGTGGATGTGGCAGTTGAAAGGAACGGCAAAAGAGTTTGTGTGAGCACAGGAGATATGCCGACTCCGGAACCTGCGCTGGACATAGGAGATCAGTCAATAGATAAATTCAGAAAGGTCATACTTTCTTCAAAGACATCGTTCATGTCTGGTCCCGCTGGCATGTTCGAAAAACCGGGCTTCGAGGTCGGCACGAAACAGTTGATGATGGCGATGGTTGAAAGCAAGGGGCTTTCCGTCCTCGGAGGAGGGCACACAGCAGGCGCGGCGGAACGATTCGACCTTGCGGACCGTGTTTCATATGTAAGCACAGGAGGCGGTGCGCTGGAGACATTCATTCTGCAGGAGCCGCTCCCGGTAATAGAGGCCCTGAAGTATTCGAAAGAGAAGTTCTCCGCTCAGTGA
- the dapF gene encoding diaminopimelate epimerase gives METSEDTCEANEMKFWKYHGIGNDFILFDWIGNDIEIDKDRCKLLCDRNYGIGADGVLFLLSGDKADVGMRVINADGTEAEMCGNGIRCLAKHAYDFGVVDKTEFTIDTLAGIKTVKVALDADKVVTVRVDMGAPILDGRSIPIDHDGKFIDRQLKVDNLVIRGNAVSMGNPHFITFSDLDDGEVIRLGPILEKYKLFPKRTNVEFCRIEDGNIHIKVYERGAQWTLACGTGACASTVAAAVNGLVSFDEPVAVRLPGGWLTITVKKDLSHVYMEGPAELVYEGNISDE, from the coding sequence ATGGAGACATCAGAGGATACCTGCGAGGCTAATGAGATGAAGTTCTGGAAATATCATGGGATAGGGAATGATTTCATCCTTTTCGACTGGATCGGGAACGATATCGAAATCGACAAGGACAGATGTAAACTTCTCTGTGATAGGAACTACGGCATCGGCGCAGACGGCGTGCTGTTCCTTCTCTCCGGGGACAAGGCGGATGTAGGAATGAGAGTTATCAACGCAGACGGCACGGAAGCGGAGATGTGCGGTAATGGGATAAGGTGTCTCGCAAAGCATGCATATGATTTTGGGGTCGTTGACAAAACAGAATTCACCATCGATACTCTTGCCGGAATAAAGACCGTAAAGGTAGCTTTAGATGCCGATAAGGTCGTCACTGTCAGAGTGGACATGGGCGCACCGATCCTTGATGGCAGGTCCATACCGATCGATCACGACGGAAAATTCATCGACAGGCAGCTAAAAGTGGATAATTTGGTTATCAGAGGCAACGCTGTTTCAATGGGCAACCCCCATTTCATAACATTTTCGGATCTGGATGACGGTGAGGTCATCAGACTCGGGCCGATACTGGAGAAATACAAACTATTCCCGAAAAGAACTAATGTAGAGTTCTGCAGGATTGAGGACGGAAATATTCACATAAAAGTGTATGAAAGAGGAGCCCAATGGACGCTGGCATGCGGCACAGGTGCGTGCGCATCTACGGTGGCCGCTGCCGTGAACGGTCTGGTCTCTTTCGATGAACCGGTCGCCGTCCGTCTTCCGGGCGGATGGTTGACGATAACGGTAAAAAAAGACCTCAGCCATGTTTACATGGAGGGGCCCGCAGAATTGGTATATGAAGGTAATATCTCGGATGAGTGA
- the lysA gene encoding diaminopimelate decarboxylase produces the protein MRNFESKNGVMMFGGIPVTDIAKEFGTPVYVTEEKRLRENYRNIYNAFSKHMDTRINYACKANTNLAILKILESEGCGIDAVSVGEVMTCLKAGFDPDKIMYTGVNVSNEELKAVTDMGVMINVDSASELERLAKINRSLPISFRITPDVGSGHSAKVVTGSKGSKFGIPKSQVIKTYLRAKELGFKIKGIHAHIGSGGLTVEPFVDVVEVLIEITNKLKEKGIDLEFIDIGGGIGVPYHQNEPEMDINDLGATLTEMILEGTDVRTILLEPGRYIVCDSTVLLTKCVDVKDAGVKKYIGVDAGFNTLVRPAMYDSYHHVEIGNKFGKACTAKYDVVGPICESGDHLAHDRVLPDPDEGDIVVVYDAGAYGFSMSSNYNTRPLCREVLVNGGKAELIRESETVEEQWRHQRIPARLMR, from the coding sequence ATGAGAAATTTCGAAAGTAAGAACGGCGTGATGATGTTCGGCGGTATACCGGTCACGGATATCGCAAAGGAGTTCGGAACTCCCGTTTATGTTACCGAGGAGAAGAGGCTCAGAGAGAACTACCGCAACATATACAATGCGTTCTCAAAGCATATGGACACCAGGATCAACTATGCGTGCAAAGCGAACACCAACCTTGCCATACTGAAGATCCTGGAAAGCGAAGGGTGCGGCATCGATGCCGTTTCCGTAGGAGAGGTCATGACCTGCCTGAAGGCCGGGTTCGATCCGGACAAGATAATGTACACCGGAGTGAATGTAAGCAATGAGGAATTGAAAGCCGTGACCGACATGGGCGTGATGATCAATGTTGATTCCGCATCCGAACTGGAAAGACTCGCTAAGATCAACAGATCTCTCCCGATATCGTTCAGGATCACCCCTGACGTGGGTTCGGGGCACAGTGCGAAGGTCGTCACCGGCTCAAAGGGATCGAAGTTCGGCATTCCTAAGAGCCAGGTAATAAAAACATACCTGCGTGCGAAGGAACTTGGCTTTAAAATAAAAGGGATCCATGCACACATAGGTTCCGGAGGACTTACCGTTGAACCATTCGTCGATGTTGTTGAAGTACTGATAGAGATCACTAACAAACTGAAAGAGAAGGGGATAGATCTTGAGTTCATAGACATCGGAGGCGGAATAGGCGTACCTTATCATCAGAATGAGCCGGAGATGGACATCAATGATCTGGGCGCGACCCTAACAGAGATGATACTCGAAGGTACGGATGTAAGAACAATACTCCTTGAACCTGGAAGATATATCGTGTGCGACAGCACGGTCCTTCTTACAAAATGCGTTGATGTCAAGGATGCCGGCGTGAAGAAGTACATCGGTGTTGACGCAGGATTCAACACACTCGTCAGACCGGCGATGTATGATTCCTATCATCATGTTGAAATAGGGAATAAATTCGGAAAAGCCTGCACGGCAAAGTATGATGTCGTAGGGCCGATATGCGAGTCCGGCGACCATCTGGCACATGACCGCGTGCTTCCGGATCCGGATGAAGGGGACATAGTCGTTGTATATGATGCTGGGGCATACGGGTTCTCAATGTCAAGCAACTATAACACACGCCCTCTATGCAGAGAGGTCCTTGTGAATGGCGGCAAAGCGGAATTGATCAGGGAGTCTGAGACCGTTGAGGAACAATGGAGACATCAGAGGATACCTGCGAGGCTAATGAGATGA